One genomic segment of Rhodohalobacter mucosus includes these proteins:
- a CDS encoding alpha/beta hydrolase family protein, translating into MRIFEVALLLTGTVLPYVKRPLLMRIQSGYVLFFLGILILLHLLIEGWRWQMIPAYVLILTVGWSIQVLDVNKPARLSFARVVGFISLTFLIFTGWLLPSVFPVFSLPEPRGIYSVGTEMIHVKTGEEEGITSEPADERELMLKIWYPGESDVSSLKGEKYLDEAGREGFAVKYGLPPSALNYLDYVETYAFADIPVAKDTFPVLIFSHGYGSKATGYYALLTEIASRGYVIVNMNHTFESLGVTFPDGRKEYFDYDYQREISSGSMELVQPIRDAFKNGFDYRERHPIVREAVKDYFEGEIQDRWAEDMILTMDLLEEWNTEGLLKGRLDLNKIGVFGHSVGGGAAGNVAMRDDRVKAAVNLDGIQWGSMIDTTYSIPYLYVSADWPEDHEDINSHIYIHKSSDYFYEAKLLKSGHPDFMDIPFMIPYPSLSGSGDIDPRLGTEIVTNLVTSFFDRHLKNIPEADPQAISEQYDLLDLTVFRGDSINKAR; encoded by the coding sequence ATGAGAATTTTCGAAGTTGCCCTTCTTCTGACCGGAACCGTTTTGCCGTATGTGAAGCGGCCTCTGTTGATGCGGATACAGTCAGGTTACGTTTTGTTTTTTCTTGGTATCCTGATATTACTGCATCTTTTGATTGAAGGATGGCGCTGGCAGATGATCCCTGCGTATGTATTGATCCTCACAGTTGGGTGGAGTATTCAGGTTTTGGATGTCAATAAGCCGGCCCGACTATCTTTCGCCAGGGTTGTGGGTTTTATAAGCCTGACCTTTCTGATCTTTACAGGCTGGTTGTTACCCTCTGTTTTTCCCGTCTTTTCACTGCCCGAACCTCGCGGAATCTATAGTGTGGGAACTGAAATGATCCATGTTAAAACGGGTGAAGAGGAGGGAATAACCTCAGAACCCGCAGATGAGCGCGAGCTGATGCTGAAGATCTGGTACCCGGGTGAATCAGACGTTTCATCCTTAAAAGGGGAGAAATATCTTGATGAAGCCGGCAGGGAAGGTTTTGCCGTTAAATACGGTTTGCCGCCATCGGCGCTCAATTATCTGGACTACGTGGAGACCTATGCATTTGCTGATATTCCCGTTGCTAAGGATACCTTTCCGGTATTGATCTTTTCACACGGTTACGGGTCAAAAGCCACCGGCTACTATGCGCTACTGACTGAAATTGCAAGCCGGGGATATGTGATCGTCAATATGAATCACACCTTTGAAAGCCTTGGGGTAACCTTTCCCGACGGAAGAAAGGAGTACTTTGATTATGACTACCAGAGAGAGATTTCGTCCGGATCCATGGAGCTGGTTCAGCCGATCCGGGATGCATTCAAAAATGGCTTTGATTACCGGGAAAGACACCCAATCGTCAGGGAAGCTGTTAAAGATTATTTCGAAGGCGAAATCCAGGATCGCTGGGCCGAAGACATGATTCTTACGATGGACCTTCTTGAGGAATGGAACACCGAAGGATTGCTGAAAGGAAGGCTTGATCTCAATAAAATTGGGGTATTTGGGCACTCTGTGGGGGGAGGAGCGGCAGGTAATGTTGCCATGAGGGATGACAGGGTGAAAGCTGCAGTAAATCTGGACGGTATTCAGTGGGGCAGTATGATCGACACCACGTATTCGATACCCTACCTTTACGTTTCTGCCGACTGGCCCGAAGACCATGAAGACATTAATTCGCATATCTACATCCATAAAAGCAGCGACTACTTCTACGAGGCAAAATTACTGAAATCGGGTCACCCTGACTTTATGGATATTCCATTCATGATTCCATATCCGTCACTCTCCGGCTCCGGTGATATCGATCCCCGTCTTGGAACGGAAATCGTGACGAATCTGGTCACCTCTTTTTTTGACCGGCATTTAAAAAATATACCGGAGGCTGACCCTCAAGCCATTAGTGAGCAGTACGACTTGCTGGATTTGACCGTGTTTCGGGGTGACTCCATTAATAAAGCACGCTAA
- a CDS encoding SDR family oxidoreductase, with amino-acid sequence MKNVIITGSSSGFGLQAAKDFADKGYYVFATMRNPGGKNASVKAELEEHSAQIKVVEMDVTDDSSVQSAFADILAEEGKVDILINNAGIMYVGVTEAYSVEQAHQQMNTNYYGIIRVTQAVLPTMRKAGKGLIINTTSVAGRVSWPFFGTYNATKFAVEGYSQALKYEVAPKGIEVVLVEPGPFGTGLIGSIQPEERTEVVAEYSELNQIKTGMIQQFEHFLNTPDAPQPQLVVDAYLDLAEMERGTRPTRTVVGLDYGAFKMNELTQPLQDEVLNSLQLEFMLETKV; translated from the coding sequence ATGAAAAATGTAATCATCACGGGAAGCAGCAGTGGTTTCGGCTTACAGGCTGCTAAGGATTTTGCCGATAAAGGCTATTATGTATTCGCTACAATGCGGAACCCCGGCGGGAAAAACGCATCAGTTAAAGCGGAATTGGAAGAACATTCGGCCCAAATAAAAGTTGTGGAGATGGATGTTACGGATGATTCTTCCGTTCAATCGGCCTTCGCTGATATACTTGCCGAAGAAGGCAAGGTGGATATTCTGATCAACAATGCGGGCATAATGTACGTAGGTGTTACGGAGGCCTATAGCGTGGAACAGGCCCATCAGCAGATGAATACAAATTATTATGGGATCATTCGCGTAACGCAGGCAGTCTTGCCCACAATGCGTAAAGCAGGCAAAGGCTTGATAATTAACACCACTTCCGTAGCAGGCAGGGTCTCATGGCCGTTTTTTGGAACGTATAATGCCACCAAGTTTGCCGTTGAGGGCTACAGCCAGGCGTTGAAATATGAAGTAGCACCTAAAGGCATCGAAGTGGTGCTGGTTGAACCCGGTCCGTTCGGTACGGGACTGATAGGTTCTATTCAACCGGAGGAACGCACAGAAGTGGTGGCAGAGTATTCTGAGCTCAATCAAATAAAGACAGGAATGATTCAACAATTCGAACATTTCCTGAATACACCTGATGCCCCTCAACCGCAACTGGTGGTGGATGCCTATCTGGACTTAGCGGAGATGGAGCGGGGAACCCGTCCGACACGAACCGTGGTGGGGCTGGACTATGGTGCTTTTAAGATGAATGAACTGACGCAACCCCTGCAGGATGAGGTTTTAAACTCGTTGCAGCTTGAATTTATGCTCGAAACAAAGGTTTAG
- a CDS encoding nuclear transport factor 2 family protein produces MFHIISSRFTCIMQLILFIACNLKAKTYLYLRIKSNQFSPTKKSTLFPGTGLPACCSSTNSNSGSNLNNPITKMNKKETVGTFLSAVLQNDPATMRELANADYIQHNPFIPTGLEPFIQMLPLLQEHGTTAENIRMFRDGNYVFMHNIWKNATPFGADEMVSFDIIRLDDNGKIAEHWDAMTPLVHETASGRTQTDGPAAAENLDKTELNKAVAVALIEDVLMGQNPEKITEHISAEQYHQHNPGIKDGLKGILEAVDYLTSQNNLFKYTKIHKVLGEGNFVLTVSEGEWSGKKQVFYDLFRIADGKAVEHWDVIQPIPNENLANHNTMFNF; encoded by the coding sequence ATGTTTCATATTATTTCATCAAGATTTACTTGCATCATGCAATTAATTTTATTTATTGCTTGCAATTTAAAAGCAAAAACGTATCTTTACTTGCGAATTAAAAGTAATCAATTTTCACCAACCAAAAAAAGTACTCTATTTCCGGGTACAGGCCTTCCCGCATGCTGCAGTTCAACAAATTCAAACAGCGGGAGCAACCTCAATAATCCAATTACAAAAATGAATAAAAAAGAAACTGTGGGCACTTTCCTGAGTGCTGTATTACAAAATGATCCTGCAACCATGCGTGAACTGGCAAATGCCGATTACATCCAGCATAATCCATTTATTCCAACAGGGCTGGAGCCGTTCATACAGATGCTGCCCTTACTGCAGGAACACGGTACTACTGCTGAGAATATCCGGATGTTCCGTGATGGCAATTACGTTTTCATGCACAATATCTGGAAAAATGCCACACCTTTTGGTGCCGATGAGATGGTGTCATTTGACATAATCCGCCTGGATGACAATGGTAAAATAGCTGAACATTGGGATGCCATGACTCCACTGGTGCACGAAACGGCCAGCGGAAGAACACAAACAGACGGACCTGCAGCTGCTGAGAACCTGGATAAAACAGAGCTGAACAAAGCGGTGGCTGTAGCATTGATAGAAGATGTGCTCATGGGCCAAAACCCCGAAAAAATTACCGAACACATCAGTGCTGAGCAATATCATCAGCACAATCCCGGTATAAAAGACGGCCTTAAGGGGATACTGGAAGCCGTAGATTATCTCACCTCACAGAACAATTTGTTCAAATACACCAAAATACATAAGGTACTGGGGGAGGGGAACTTTGTGCTCACAGTAAGTGAAGGTGAATGGAGCGGGAAGAAGCAGGTCTTTTACGATTTATTCCGGATAGCAGATGGTAAGGCCGTTGAACATTGGGATGTGATTCAACCGATACCAAACGAAAATTTAGCGAACCACAACACAATGTTTAATTTTTAA
- a CDS encoding winged helix-turn-helix transcriptional regulator — MKHEFRCDCPITSALDILGDKWMLVIVKQMLLEGKETFKEFTESEEAIATNILSAKLKLLEEAGIVTKNKLPENKKSNLYLLTERGLAIAPIIVELAIWSDTHLRDFNPSIVNGEEMELLRSDKAAFTNALVRAYRKKLADTTAVPNIN, encoded by the coding sequence ATGAAACATGAATTCAGATGTGATTGCCCGATTACCTCAGCACTTGACATTCTGGGTGATAAATGGATGCTGGTGATAGTAAAACAGATGCTTTTAGAGGGAAAGGAAACCTTTAAGGAATTTACAGAGAGTGAGGAGGCTATCGCTACCAATATTCTTTCCGCAAAACTGAAGCTCCTTGAAGAAGCAGGAATTGTTACCAAGAATAAGCTGCCCGAAAACAAAAAGTCGAACCTCTATCTCTTAACAGAGAGGGGGCTGGCAATTGCACCTATCATCGTGGAGCTTGCCATTTGGAGCGATACCCATCTCCGGGATTTTAACCCTTCCATTGTAAATGGAGAGGAGATGGAGCTGTTGAGAAGTGACAAGGCGGCTTTTACGAATGCACTGGTGAGGGCATATCGTAAAAAACTTGCAGATACAACAGCTGTTCCGAATATAAACTAA
- a CDS encoding glycerophosphodiester phosphodiesterase family protein: MNDNSYNFDLQGHRGARGLMPENTIPAFLKAMDLGVDTIELDLVVTADGRILVSHEPWFSHLFTTRPDGEPVTEEEERSLNIFNMTFEETQQYDVGKRVNPNFPNQETMEVTKPLFSEAVRTIEQYAEENNFPKPFYNIETKSNPEFYGEMVPQPEEFARLLYEELTQLDSQLGVAERIIVQSFDPRTLIEFRKLNSAIPLAMLVSDQRPMQEYISRLGFTPEIWSPNYRLVTPEMIAEARERGMLVIPWTINRVDEMRRLLMMGVDGIITDYPDSAAVLR; the protein is encoded by the coding sequence ATGAATGATAACAGCTACAATTTTGATTTACAGGGGCATCGCGGAGCACGCGGACTGATGCCCGAAAATACGATCCCCGCTTTTCTGAAGGCGATGGACCTCGGCGTGGATACGATTGAGCTGGATCTGGTGGTCACAGCCGATGGCCGGATACTGGTGTCACACGAACCCTGGTTCAGCCATCTATTTACAACCCGGCCCGACGGCGAACCGGTAACCGAAGAAGAAGAGCGCTCGCTCAATATTTTTAATATGACCTTTGAGGAGACGCAGCAGTACGATGTGGGAAAGAGGGTAAATCCCAATTTTCCGAACCAGGAAACGATGGAGGTAACCAAACCTCTTTTTTCAGAAGCTGTTCGCACCATTGAACAATATGCGGAAGAAAACAACTTCCCTAAGCCATTCTATAATATCGAAACCAAAAGTAATCCTGAATTTTACGGAGAGATGGTTCCGCAGCCGGAGGAGTTTGCACGTCTTCTTTATGAAGAGCTCACCCAGCTTGATTCACAGCTGGGAGTTGCAGAGCGCATAATCGTTCAGTCATTCGATCCCCGCACGCTAATTGAATTCCGAAAACTGAATAGCGCAATCCCGCTTGCCATGCTGGTCTCCGACCAGCGACCCATGCAGGAGTATATCAGCCGGCTTGGCTTTACACCTGAAATCTGGAGCCCGAACTACCGATTGGTAACACCTGAAATGATTGCCGAAGCCAGGGAAAGAGGCATGCTGGTGATTCCATGGACAATCAACAGGGTTGACGAGATGAGAAGGCTGCTGATGATGGGTGTGGATGGTATCATCACCGACTATCCGGATAGCGCTGCGGTGCTCAGATAA
- a CDS encoding phosphoglycerate mutase family protein yields MNRTSKSIVAISLFCLLFPLKGNAQEADNISTFILVRHAEKEDNSRDPDLSQEGYERAERLAKMLAEIDFDAVYSTPYIRTRETARPLAENNGLELSEYDPGSPDETVPEWRSLHRGDIVLISGHSNTTPAFANALLGREHFKETFDESDYGNLLIITITPVGEARLLHLRY; encoded by the coding sequence ATGAATCGTACGAGTAAATCAATCGTTGCCATTTCCCTGTTTTGCCTATTGTTTCCACTTAAGGGTAATGCTCAGGAGGCAGACAATATCAGCACCTTCATATTGGTGCGCCATGCAGAGAAGGAAGACAACAGCAGGGATCCGGATCTTTCTCAGGAAGGTTATGAACGTGCAGAGCGGCTGGCCAAAATGCTTGCTGAAATCGATTTTGATGCGGTCTACTCCACACCTTATATCCGCACGCGGGAAACGGCTCGTCCGCTGGCTGAAAACAACGGGCTGGAACTTTCAGAGTACGACCCGGGCTCACCGGATGAGACTGTTCCGGAATGGCGGAGTCTTCACCGTGGAGATATTGTGCTGATCAGCGGCCATTCCAATACCACACCTGCATTTGCAAATGCGCTGCTGGGCCGTGAGCACTTTAAAGAAACATTTGATGAATCCGATTACGGCAATCTGCTGATCATCACGATCACCCCAGTCGGGGAAGCACGGCTTCTTCACTTGAGGTATTAG
- a CDS encoding alpha/beta hydrolase family protein, translating into MIRVFSLILVLFFITDTLQAQLISWSDLIERELPQPDERIRYGSDSLQFGDLWIPEEEARATVILVHGGCWLDIYPGVEIMNHMANALRSEGFAVWNVEYRRLGHDGGGYPGTFLDVASGADHLTQIAERYELPINTVLVAGHSAGGHLATWLAGRKNIDPTSPLYTAEPIQVQGVISLAGINDLERYASYGASPCGEKTVERLVDLDSRGESAYLDTSPLHLLPLGVTHAEVNAAFDAPVPPFFGYRFNQALSDAGDSSVHVVLANAGHFEMIAPWSEEWNRVLRLFTTMTYVKN; encoded by the coding sequence ATGATTCGAGTCTTTTCACTTATACTTGTGCTCTTCTTCATCACCGATACCCTTCAGGCACAACTAATCTCCTGGAGCGATCTGATTGAGAGGGAATTGCCGCAGCCTGATGAGCGCATCCGGTACGGGTCCGACTCTCTGCAGTTCGGTGATCTTTGGATTCCGGAAGAAGAAGCCCGCGCCACAGTGATTCTGGTGCACGGAGGCTGCTGGCTTGATATCTACCCGGGCGTAGAGATCATGAACCATATGGCAAATGCTCTGCGCAGTGAAGGATTTGCCGTATGGAACGTGGAGTACCGGCGGCTGGGACACGACGGGGGCGGCTATCCGGGCACATTTCTTGATGTAGCATCCGGTGCTGACCATCTCACTCAGATTGCTGAACGGTATGAACTACCCATCAATACGGTACTTGTGGCGGGGCATTCGGCCGGCGGACACCTGGCCACGTGGCTTGCAGGCAGAAAAAATATTGACCCGACAAGTCCTCTCTACACCGCAGAGCCCATTCAGGTTCAGGGAGTAATTTCCCTTGCGGGCATCAATGACCTTGAGAGGTATGCAAGCTATGGTGCATCACCCTGCGGAGAAAAAACCGTTGAACGCCTCGTTGATCTGGACTCCCGCGGTGAGAGTGCCTATCTGGATACCTCGCCTCTGCACCTTCTTCCACTCGGAGTGACGCATGCCGAAGTAAACGCTGCATTCGACGCTCCCGTACCACCCTTTTTCGGCTACCGCTTCAATCAGGCCCTGAGCGATGCCGGCGACAGTTCGGTACATGTTGTACTGGCAAACGCAGGGCATTTTGAGATGATTGCTCCGTGGAGTGAAGAGTGGAACCGCGTACTCCGGCTTTTTACCACAATGACGTATGTCAAAAACTAA
- a CDS encoding endonuclease MutS2, producing MSIHASVYPDSTLRKTGFETVREATLRKCFTLYGKEEISSFKPFSDSEKVRNELGRSSEWMHLLQSGLNHPLTNLDDVRPHLRESRAGGSLLPLESFPIILANARQARIIKQFFVRTEVTYKALQEITNRLVNLKPLEEAIQRVVTDRGELKDDASSELKRIRGKLNRERSRLRSTIQRVMKDLAKKDVVSDEGATIRAGRMVIPVQAEFKRKVEGFVHDVSSTGQTVYIEPVQALQINNEIRQLELEEEREIEKIIRQLTTEVRTYREELELNCGYIGELDAIHCRVSLGLDLDGVIPLISDSGKLNLIRARNPNLLLKQIGSKDNKEPVIPLNLEMSGTERALIITGPNAGGKSVAMKTVGLISAMLQCGYPVPVQPDSEIPVISGLFVDIGDEQSIENDLSTFSSRLDWMKHVLEDVPRRSLVLIDEAGSGTDPEEGGALFQAFIEAMIDSNSRVIATTHHGSLKVFAHEHQQVINGAMEFNQESLSPTYRFKKGVPGSSYAFEIADRMNLPGSMMKRARSLLGEQRDKMGDLLVNLEKQMQESEELMADYKERLSNLEKREKVYIDKASNFENKRKKILERAYKDAEEIMKGANSRIEEAVQKIVELGKEDKDAIREARSDVRDAKKEISLKRSLAEEEKKPVRTGETPAVGDTVVIGDSDTTGELIDLSGKQATVLVNGMKIKSKLNKLVKTEPPKKKKKSPAKQRSYGGSEAIDLSVKPRLDLRGKRGDEAIKELTLYLDKAVARGLNEVEIVHGKGEGILHKLVHEYLEQRKEVKEFDIAPWESGGSGCTIVKL from the coding sequence ATGAGTATTCATGCATCTGTTTACCCCGATAGTACCCTTCGCAAAACCGGCTTTGAAACGGTAAGGGAAGCTACGCTGAGAAAGTGCTTTACCCTTTATGGAAAGGAAGAGATCTCATCCTTCAAACCGTTCTCCGATTCAGAGAAAGTCAGGAACGAACTGGGGCGGTCATCTGAATGGATGCATCTGCTGCAAAGCGGCCTTAACCATCCGCTTACTAACCTTGATGACGTACGCCCCCACCTGAGAGAGAGCCGCGCAGGCGGATCCCTGCTGCCCCTCGAGAGCTTTCCCATTATCCTTGCAAATGCTCGTCAGGCCCGCATTATCAAACAATTTTTTGTCCGAACAGAAGTCACATACAAAGCCCTTCAAGAAATTACAAACCGCCTTGTAAATCTCAAGCCTCTTGAGGAGGCCATACAGAGAGTGGTAACCGACAGGGGCGAACTTAAGGATGATGCCAGCTCCGAACTGAAAAGAATCAGGGGTAAATTAAACCGCGAACGAAGCAGGCTCCGGAGCACCATACAACGCGTTATGAAAGATCTGGCCAAAAAAGATGTCGTTTCTGACGAAGGCGCCACAATTCGTGCCGGACGCATGGTAATTCCTGTACAGGCCGAGTTTAAACGCAAGGTTGAAGGCTTTGTGCATGATGTGTCATCCACTGGACAAACCGTTTATATCGAGCCGGTTCAGGCGCTCCAGATCAACAATGAAATCCGGCAGCTTGAATTGGAGGAGGAGCGCGAAATTGAAAAAATTATACGGCAACTTACAACTGAGGTTCGCACCTACAGGGAAGAACTGGAGCTCAATTGCGGGTATATCGGAGAGCTCGATGCCATTCATTGCAGGGTCAGCCTGGGTCTCGATCTGGACGGTGTGATCCCTTTGATTTCCGACTCCGGAAAATTGAACCTGATCCGGGCAAGAAATCCGAATCTGCTGCTAAAGCAAATCGGATCAAAAGATAACAAGGAACCTGTAATTCCGCTGAATCTGGAGATGAGCGGGACCGAGCGGGCGCTGATCATTACCGGGCCCAATGCAGGCGGTAAATCGGTAGCCATGAAAACAGTAGGACTGATTTCTGCCATGCTTCAGTGCGGATACCCTGTGCCTGTTCAGCCCGACTCCGAAATTCCGGTGATATCAGGCCTTTTTGTGGATATCGGTGATGAGCAGTCGATCGAGAACGACCTGAGCACCTTTTCCTCCCGGCTTGACTGGATGAAACATGTGCTCGAAGACGTACCTCGCAGGTCCCTGGTACTCATCGATGAGGCCGGTTCCGGAACCGATCCGGAAGAGGGAGGCGCCCTTTTTCAGGCCTTTATTGAAGCGATGATTGACTCAAATTCACGCGTTATCGCAACCACACATCACGGATCGCTTAAAGTGTTTGCTCACGAGCACCAACAGGTTATAAACGGTGCAATGGAGTTCAACCAGGAGAGCCTCTCCCCCACCTATAGATTCAAAAAAGGAGTGCCTGGATCCAGTTATGCTTTCGAAATCGCTGACCGAATGAACCTGCCCGGCTCCATGATGAAACGCGCACGATCACTGCTTGGTGAACAGCGCGATAAAATGGGTGATCTTCTGGTTAATCTGGAGAAACAGATGCAGGAATCGGAAGAGTTAATGGCCGATTACAAAGAGAGGCTGAGCAATCTTGAAAAGCGTGAAAAGGTGTACATCGATAAAGCATCCAATTTTGAGAATAAGAGGAAGAAAATCCTTGAAAGAGCCTACAAGGATGCGGAAGAGATCATGAAAGGGGCCAACAGCCGAATAGAAGAGGCTGTTCAAAAAATTGTGGAACTTGGCAAAGAAGACAAAGACGCCATTCGTGAAGCACGCTCTGATGTGAGGGATGCGAAGAAGGAGATCAGCCTGAAACGCAGCCTTGCGGAGGAGGAGAAAAAACCGGTACGAACCGGCGAAACTCCTGCGGTGGGCGATACCGTTGTGATCGGTGACAGTGATACAACCGGCGAGCTCATTGACCTTTCCGGTAAACAGGCTACCGTGCTCGTTAACGGAATGAAGATAAAGTCGAAGCTGAATAAACTTGTTAAGACGGAGCCTCCAAAAAAGAAGAAGAAATCACCTGCGAAGCAGAGGTCGTACGGCGGGTCTGAAGCAATTGATCTCTCTGTGAAACCGCGGCTCGACCTTCGCGGTAAGCGAGGTGATGAAGCCATTAAAGAGCTAACCCTCTATCTTGATAAAGCGGTTGCCCGGGGCCTGAATGAAGTTGAAATTGTGCATGGAAAGGGCGAAGGCATTCTGCACAAGCTGGTTCATGAATACCTGGAGCAGCGTAAAGAGGTAAAGGAATTTGATATTGCTCCCTGGGAAAGTGGCGGCAGCGGCTGTACCATTGTCAAACTTTGA
- a CDS encoding PhzF family phenazine biosynthesis protein, which yields MKIFQVDAFTDKIFSGNPAAVVPLESWPEESVMQQIAGENNLSETAFFVPEGNDGYRIRWFTPVTEVDLCGHATLASAHVLFTHLNYKDSVIRFASKSGELTVSRRKGLYWLNFPSQPPDPIPVPKLIPEALGTVPIYTGVNTDLLVLVQDEETVKKMNPDLIILKRMEVRGVIVTAPADSDETDFVSRFFAPAVGVPEDPVTGSAHTVLTPFWGKRLGKNELEARQISERGGLLRCEWAGDRVQIGGSAITYMTGNIRLD from the coding sequence ATGAAAATTTTCCAGGTAGACGCTTTTACCGATAAAATCTTTTCGGGCAACCCTGCGGCAGTTGTTCCGCTCGAAAGCTGGCCTGAGGAGAGTGTAATGCAGCAAATTGCCGGGGAAAATAATCTTTCGGAGACAGCTTTTTTTGTTCCTGAAGGGAATGATGGGTACCGGATTCGCTGGTTTACACCGGTTACCGAAGTTGATCTTTGCGGGCACGCAACCCTGGCGTCGGCCCATGTTCTGTTTACCCATCTTAACTATAAAGATTCCGTGATACGCTTTGCATCAAAAAGCGGTGAACTGACAGTATCAAGAAGAAAAGGGCTTTATTGGCTTAACTTTCCATCACAGCCCCCCGATCCGATTCCGGTTCCGAAACTGATTCCCGAGGCACTGGGTACGGTTCCCATCTATACCGGCGTAAATACTGACCTTCTGGTGCTGGTTCAGGATGAAGAGACCGTAAAAAAGATGAACCCCGATCTGATCATTCTTAAAAGAATGGAGGTAAGGGGTGTTATTGTAACAGCGCCTGCCGACAGTGATGAAACCGACTTCGTGAGCCGTTTTTTTGCACCTGCAGTGGGTGTGCCGGAGGATCCGGTTACAGGCTCGGCGCATACGGTACTTACGCCTTTTTGGGGAAAGAGGCTTGGAAAAAATGAGCTGGAGGCTCGGCAGATCTCTGAAAGAGGCGGACTTCTGAGGTGTGAATGGGCCGGAGACCGCGTTCAGATCGGCGGTTCAGCAATTACATACATGACCGGTAACATTCGCCTGGATTGA
- a CDS encoding sulfite exporter TauE/SafE family protein, with product MLLFVLLLILGIFAGIVAGFFGVGGGLLFTPILFFVFTGTGVESPASWAIASSLFCTFIASISSSIQQNRQKNTFWKDGIIIGLFGALGVNAGKRIVTSDFFTEDVFVSLFVILLVFVSVLFYRKSRTKVTLQLKAGDMGWLKMFTAGGFGGFVASLAGVGGGIVLVPVMNLWYRLPIARAVSTSSLAIVIISFSGWTQYAFLAESGAGASPYTSGFVDFGTSLPLVAGAFIGGLFGVKINEKVKSESVQMGFSILVLLIALSLIWSQI from the coding sequence ATGCTGCTCTTCGTATTACTCCTCATTCTGGGTATTTTTGCCGGCATTGTAGCAGGCTTTTTTGGAGTTGGGGGAGGTCTTCTTTTTACACCGATTCTCTTTTTTGTATTTACCGGAACGGGCGTGGAGTCGCCTGCAAGCTGGGCAATTGCGTCGTCTCTCTTCTGTACGTTCATTGCGTCCATAAGCAGCAGCATACAGCAGAATCGACAGAAAAATACATTTTGGAAAGATGGAATCATTATTGGCCTGTTCGGTGCACTGGGCGTGAATGCGGGCAAGCGGATCGTAACGTCAGATTTTTTTACGGAGGATGTGTTTGTCTCACTGTTTGTGATTTTGCTGGTTTTTGTATCGGTACTCTTCTACAGAAAAAGCCGGACCAAAGTAACCCTGCAGCTCAAAGCCGGTGATATGGGCTGGTTAAAAATGTTCACTGCAGGCGGGTTCGGCGGTTTCGTTGCATCCCTGGCCGGAGTAGGAGGCGGTATTGTTTTGGTTCCTGTCATGAATTTGTGGTACAGGCTTCCGATAGCCAGGGCCGTGAGTACCTCATCCCTCGCCATTGTTATTATCTCTTTTTCAGGCTGGACTCAGTATGCATTTCTCGCAGAGAGTGGAGCCGGCGCATCGCCCTATACTTCGGGCTTCGTCGATTTTGGGACCAGCCTGCCATTGGTTGCCGGTGCGTTTATCGGAGGGTTATTCGGTGTAAAGATCAATGAGAAGGTGAAAAGTGAGAGCGTGCAGATGGGTTTTTCAATATTGGTACTTCTCATTGCCCTTTCGCTGATCTGGAGCCAGATTTAA